The stretch of DNA AATGAGTATCAGAAGTACAACAATCACAAACCATTAATCTTCATGTGGTTACATATATCCAATAAAATGAGtaccactttattttttttaacttatcaaaaaagaaattgggaTATGAAGACATTGGCCTAAAGATAATTATAAGTGGGCCTGGATAGGAGACTCCCAAGTAAAGTCGTTCTTGTTCAGAAACGAATCCTCATTGACCCAGCTGTAGGCAACCACAATAATGAAAGTATTGCAAATGGAAACCATAAAAGAGGCATGTTGGATAAGAAATTTTCAAGCTGTGAAAAAGTTGAGTAGCTATGCATGAAATTAAGATACCGCTTTCAGAGTATGAGACTAGATAAATGGAACTATGACAGAGAGAGTCATTACTCTCAACCAGAAGAGACTCTCAGGATTACCTGCTTGGCAGTATGTATTAAGACAGTTCCTTTTGTTTCGGTTGCAGCCGTATCAACACCACTGGCAAACACAGCAACCTAGGGAAACATCAACAGATGATAAAATTAGGGCACCCTAAATCAAATGGACTTCCCCCATCAAAATATAAACACATAAAATGGTCAATGTTTTCAGaaagaaataacaataatatgaaCTAGACAAAGTTGGCAACCATAATATCAAAATTGACTGACAGATGATTCAAATCAATTTTGATAAGAAACATTAGTCAagatggtttttatttttattttttataagtcaagATAGTAATATTGAAGCAATGCAGACGAGACCATCCGTGAAATTCGGACTCATCATCATATATGGTAAAGGATTTTAATGGAAGTTATTATTTGTGCAATTCCTAGATCTGACCTTGTAACATTGCGATGGAGACCACATAAGTGATGACTTGATACTTCACATCACTCAGTTAAATAACTTCTCAACTTGGATGATGTCTAGTCCAATTTACTTATTCATTACCATAAAGTCCCTTCAATATTTTAACAGAACCACTTCTACCAGTAATCTGTTTGGAATACAAAATGTCAACACAAACAACCATCCCTTAAAATCAGGACCTTTGTTTTCAAGAGCAGAACACtggatcaatatatatatatataaggagttTCATGGGATAaatcaaaaggagaaaaacaTCTTGCTGCCAATAATTATTAGTGAGACACACAAGTAAAAAGAGATGTTACTAAGGATGGCCAGAGCTACCATGGAATATGTCATTTTAAATAAAGCCAAAGCATGTTACAAGGAGTACTAGCACAATAAAGGAAGAATGAAAGCAttcaaaaatgacaaaataggTCAATGCattaaaagcaaaaataaacaaCCAAGACAGTCCAGAACGAAACAATTCATGATAAAGATTTACACTTTTCTTCTGCAAGTTCATTAGTGCTAACCTTTGCCTTCTCCACTCGCTTTATACTCCCCACAGCATCACTTTTCAAAACCATTCCTTGAACTACTGTAGAGTTATGCAAGCCCCCTCCCAAGAGCTTAACAACACGGACGTTATCCACATTGAAGTTGCTACTAGTACACTTGATGTAGCACATGCCTATGGAATAATCTCAAGGAAACaacaggaaaaggaaaaagaaaaataaaagggcaGTCAGAATTCCCAGCCAAAATGCTAAATAGACTAAATGGTCACTAACAAACAACAGTCAACAGGAAATAATTACTTCAGCAACAAGGGAGCATAAAATATCTTCTTGACCAAATTGCTTGCTAGCAACAGCAGCTTTCATTCGATAGATGACTTGATACTTATTTCGTACATCCATATTCTCAGAACCTTTCTCAACCAGCTGTTCTATGATTTCAACAGTCTGAGGATTTTAACGCAGAAAAACTGAAATCAAAAGACTATATTCACCAATAATTCCATTAAGAACACTGGTCCTCCACCCAGAAGGACAGAATCAACAAACCTTATTGATCGCTTTAGTGTATCCATTGATTATCTCACTTGGGTGCAGGCCCATCCTGATAAGTTCTTCTGCATTTTGGAGGAGCTCCCCAGCAAAAGAAATCGTCAAATTAGCACCATCTCCAATTTCCTCTTGTTGGGACTTGCCCGCTAAGACAAGAATCTTGGCAGCAGGATGCTGAACCTCAAGTTCATTCACAATGGTGGCCGCATCATTTGTGACAAACAGCTTGTCTAAATGATTGATAACCATCTTGTTCATACCTGAACAGAAGATGATTAGGAATCAAAACCGTTGAGTATCTTATATTTTGTAAGATAACCCAGAAAAAAATCAAGGACAGTATTGAAATGCCAACAAAAATTAGGCGATATTAGTTTTGCCTACGGTAATGAAACAAAAACAGTGGTATTCTTTAAAGAAGCAAGGTCCATAGAAGGTTGGGAAGTAGTACGGCCGGTTACCCAGGTTCTATCACCGCGGGCCTAATCTTCATCTTCAGCAACTAAACTGccaatctttatttttcttttttttgcgGACAATCATGTACACAAATCgcaaatattaagaaaaacaaagaaaaccatTATCACCACCAATGTGGTAGGATTTACATCAACTCGAAACTAAAATTCTATCTTTTCCTtggtatttaaaaagaaatgaagaaatacGAAGGATACGTTGCTCATCTGAAATCTTATAGAACATACCATTGGGACCAAGTGAGGTTCGAGTGATGGCGGATAGCTGTTTGCAGGCATCGATGTTCTTGAGGACCGCTTCGTCGAGACCCGATAGGTGTTTGTGGCCCTCTTTCAGCATTGCTTGCATACCATACGGCTGCATTTGGAACCCCGTTTCCTCGAATATCTCCGAAACACAGAAACCCTCAACCCAGACACAAACGTCTCCTTTGCCTTCCCTctcttgtatttattatttattattttaaacattttctctctcttgttatttaggagatttttttttatttttttattttatgtttttttaggaGATGTTTAAATACAAAAGGAATTTTAACAAATTTCTtcacatttaatctaattattaaaaaaattttaatttttttacataaaatataataaataatttaatttttttaaatctcaaaataataataatattataaaataatattttatttaatatttaactttcatctcaattctttcattttaactcactaaCTAAACCTctctacaaatttaaaattgtaaattgtaaatgCAATGCACGTAATCTCCACGCTAAAAATATACCAACTTTAATTGGGGTcaatggtaaaatctcataatatccCTGTTTATAGTAATCTAATAATCCACGTCAAAGTGAAAATTATAGCCTAATACGTCACAATCgaacaaataaaagagaaattgcttGCCCCAGGCAAGTACCATGTAGAGGTGCTCGCTATCTCGACTAGCACCGTGGTAGAAAAATTGCTAGTCACCTCCGACAACACCTTGAATGAGCATGAAGGTCGCTACCTCAACAAGAAACTTAGCAAGGGAAAGTGCTTACCGTTGGATGAGCAGCACGGTAAACAAAGTCCTCACAATCTAGGCGAGCACTATGGAAGGCACAATTAGAGGTCGatccaatttaattttaggTAAAATTTAAAACCGAATTAGAATGTACTAGTTTtacattttctaaaattgattACGTACTGATTATCTTCCTAAATCGttacttccgattttaccgatttctaatccgattttccgatttttttaagttatgtACTAATATGTTATAATATATCCTATATACTATGTAccaatatactatatactaatataagaataatatataggataacatatattatactatatactataatataagtataataataataataatgtaagtaatataagtattatatagtataatataagtataacaTAAAGTCTAACACactaatgtatttatcaaaattataatagtaaCCATACTATCATACATATACGATATATtatactagtactatatattatacttcaatagcatatagtaatactattggtATAGACTACCGTATAGTACTATATCAATATGTAAGTGATAatactatattaaataatagatatattattattactaatatataccagtactatatatcatactattatagtgttactactacatatagttatacattaaagaatttaataatacattgatactaaatatatatagttatggtGATTTGgttataactattagtataaactATATagtagtattagtattagactattagtatagctatatattagtaatattggTTATAGACTAGATTaatagtatagctatatattagtattaattatagtgaatttaatttattataactagtagtatatagtaatattattggTATTggtaatactatactaatactaaataactatagactataccaatactaatataataatacattgatattaaattattactaatactatatactatactaatagtgatattaatactaaaatattaagttaactatactattatacatatattatactataacttttatcatatatattatatattaatatatcatagtATTATAATGTTACtaccataaattataatattatgctaATAAGTAACATCATAGTAATAAGTAACATCATAGTATGATACTATGATATAACatattaatactaacatattaagttaactatattatgctataactcttataatatattagtatatactaatattatatattatgttgagaatttattaggccataaaatataattaatattataatatgaaattatatataaaaatttcatatataaaatattttgtataatatataaaattaatttttatatatttatattttttccaaccggttCGATCCGGTTCTAGAAACTACGGAATCGAAACTAGATAGTTTTCGAACCGGGTCCAGCCAATTTTCATAATATCGGAACCGGAACCGGTCCCGAACTGGGTTAGGTCCGGGTTGGTTTTCTGGTTTCctgatttaaatttacacccctagacaCAATGCTTACAACTTAAGCAAGTATCTCATAAGGCAAAGCAATCAGATTCTAGGCGAGCACCTCGAGAGGCGAAGTGCTTGGACCTTACGTGAGCACATCGAGAGGCAAAGTGCTAAGACTACAAGCACCACGGAAGGCAAAGTGCTCAGACCCTAGATGAGCACATCTAGAGGCAAAATGCTTTGACCTTTTTTGTGGGCAAGCTCTTGATGTAAACGAGAGCAaccaaaggagagagagaataaaatgtGCAAGAGAAAAAGGGTCGGCATGGGTTGGAggtaaaaattagaaaaaattgaacCATCAACCTTGCAGTAAGAAATACCACAAAAAGGACTTAATAGAAGGAAGCGTAAAAAATTATCCTCTCTTTGGGTCTTCCTTGAGTAGAGGTCTTCATCCCATCCGTGTATATGTTTTTTCACCTTATCAATAGGAGTGATTTGGATATGGTGGATGGCTTAGGGAGGCTGTATGCAAAGATGTCCCTTACGAAACAAGAGCATGAAGAGATTTATGTATAGACAAGTTTGCTGGAAGATGCAATAACAAGAGGAGAAAATTGTTTGATCATTAAACTTCTCACAACGAAACATTACAATAGAGAGGCTTTCAAGCAGACGATGAAGAAGATATGGAGACCTGTGACGCCTCTCAGGTTTCGAGATGTAGGGTCGGTGTTTTTACTTAATGAATTTGAGGATGTTAGAGGCAAGGAAAAGGGTGCAACGTGAGGGGCCATGGGTGTTTAATAAAAATCTAGTGTTGATTAAGGAATTTGATGGCACTCAACAAGTGCACCAAATTCAAATAACAGAGTTGTTGTTCTGGATTCGCATTTATGTCCTGCCTCTAATGGCACGTAATGAGTATATTGGCCATCTTATTGGGAATCTCTGGGCAAAGTTATGGAAGTGGACTTGGAGAAAGGGGAATTGGAATGGGGTGAATTTATACGAGCTAAAATCTCTTTAGACATAACGAAACCTCTCCAACggtagaagaaaataaatattggaaCAAACAATCCTTGTTGGCTCCGATTCACATATGAGAGATTACCAGACTTCTGCTACTGCTGTGAGAAACTGGGGTACAACCATCGGGAGTGTGAGAAGTGGAAGACAGAAAGTGAATCTTATGATACGGAAGGTTTTCCCTATGGGCAATGGCTACAAGCTGGAAATTACAGTGATCATAGATAGGAGAAATGACAATAGCACACGAAAACAGATCAAACCACAAGTCCAGTGACTACTCCGATGAGTAGTAAATTACAAGAAACAGAAAGTGCAAAAATTTCAGGCTGTTCAAATACGAAAGAGATTTCAAAGGGATGGAATAGTGAGATTGTGCAGAAAACTTGTAATCCTTTAGTTACAAATTCTGTCGAGATATCCATGGTTGAAAAGATAGCAATTGATGATGGAAGCAAGAAATTAGAAGTAACCAAAATACAGGTGGAATCCCATAAACAAAGATAGAGTCAAACATAGAATCTGGAAGAAGAGTCTATGCCTGTAAATGTATAATATGAGTCTATGGGTTTGGGCCACTCAGAGACAcattcaaaacaacaaaactTAACCACATATGAGAGCCCACTATTGTTGTTCATCACCAACCCAACTGCAAAAGGccgaaaatgaaagagaaagaaggtGGAAGGAGATATGGAGGCTCGGATTGGAAATCCAAAAGGTGAGAatcaatgaagaagaaagagagaaatatcCGAGATTGAAGAAGATGTTGAACACAATAGGAGGAAGAATTTGTCGAACAGTAGACATGCAAGAGGCAAGATGGAGAATAACTCAAAGGTATTGGCAGAGGCTGTGTTACAGCCCCATCGAGACCAATGAAAACTTTAAGCTAAAATTCCTGTGGGCTTGGGAACCACATGGAATTTGGACCCTTTGAGACATTGTCAAGAAAGAAGACCCTGACGTTTCGTTTCTTTAAGAAACAAAGTTGAAAGCTCGCCGAATGGAATCCTCAAGCTCAAAAGGAGGTGCAACCCTCTATGAATACAAACTCAAAGTTGTTGTGCTACTGGAAACCCCCTCCACCAAGATATTTGAAGTTGAATGTGAATGACGCTATATTTTTTGATCAAAGGAAAGCAGGAGTGGGTGTTGTTCTTAGAAATGAAAAGGGTGAAGTTATTTTAGCATGTAGTAAAATGGAAAATGAGGTGACAAATCCAAAATCTATTGAAGCTCTAGTTGTGCTTAGGGGGTTACAATTTTGTATTCAATAGGGTATCCGTAACTGATTATGGAAAGTGAGAGCTTATTACTTGTTAATGAACTTCAACTATTTGGAGAGAATTTCTTAGCTTTTGGAAATTTACTGAAAGAAATACAACAATTGATGAAAAACTTTAAAGAGTGCAAAGTGGTAAATGTCCACAGAATGGGTAATAAGGCTGCATACGGGCTGGATATGCATGGGATGTAGAGAATATTGAAATGTGGTGGACTATGTCTTGATAGGAACAATTTGAAATGCACTTTGTTTCAATGTTATTgctattttcctatatatatatatatatatatataaaagaaataccACAAAAGGGTATCTCgggaaaaaaattcaattagtaGAGAAAATTGCTTTTTGCAAATACCAATCCGATTAAAATAAGTTCTGACATGAGAGATACCGAtactatacaataaaataacactTATTACTGCAAATTATAACCGATAATATAATCACTATGAAGGGTATTTTAGTCTACACAATGGTAGAAGCCAAGCTGCCTCTTTTATAATAagaatgtgtatatataatattatattgagGAAATGATATGATAGAAACAACAAAGTAACTAATAATTTTCCTTCAACTATTGAGGCAATGCTTACTTTaagttcttatttttcttttaattgtcACTCCTTTATCCAAATTATCTGACGGCATTatatcattgttttttttttcaaatatcacttttcatctatttttaagaaataagatGGACGAAAAACGATTGATATAACATAATCATAATGATCAAACCTTGTAAAAATgactaaaaacaaattatataaccaTTTCTTAATACTTATTTCGTAACAAATTGTGCACATGATAATATTTTGAGAGCTTGTagatgtaatattttaaatattgtaattcGAGcacccattaaaaaaaaatgctagattACCTCATGATTTTGCCCCCTCAAATTGAGGATTGAGGCTCTCAAATTTacaactttgcataaaaagtcatgaaaatACCATAAAAAGAGCCCGAGCGAAAAAGCTTTAACTTATAACTTTACAACTTTGTACTCAATTGATTTAATACTATGCAAAACCAAAGTGGTAAAAATGTGACTGAGATTCATACTGGAATGAAGCATTCATAAGGTCATGAACATATCATAGGAAGCCTCCAAGCAAAACACTCTAACCTCATAACTTAACATACGTACATGGAAGTACCATGGGAATTCTCACTTAAAATACATGGTTGTAGTGAAGATTATTTTCTACGGTTAAATATAAACGTGGTAGTTGCGCGAGCGCGCGCGCgcatatataattacatatagcGAACATCCGAAGACAATGCTTGTTATTGTTTGTATTAATTCCCTATTCCGAGTTTTGTACTTCCCTCAGAACTTTGGCAGCATCTTCTGGGAATACAGGATTTATATGACACCCAGTTCCGATTTCAAACCCTGCTACCacagttaattgaggaattatCTGTAAAAACCAATGTGTGTAAGGTAACTCTGAATTGGTAACCCGAAGTGGTGAGGTGTGAATCATAAAATTGAATGGTGGATTGTTCAATTGTAATGATATCTTCCGAAGCATGAGTTTCAGTAAACCACCAAGATCAACTGCCTGCAGAAGTGCACATTAAACAGTTTATAAAAGTCTCGGATAATCACGAATAAGCTACATATCAGCAGCTATGACGTGAGGTTCTTAAACTGTGATGCAAGGTTAAAAAAGTTGTGCACGCAGCAAGACTAGTCCAGGCTATAGCTAATAATCAAAGATCCCTTACTTTAGCTGTGATCTTAATCTATAGGCATCAAAACTACAAGCCGAATTACTAGGttccaagaaagaaagagaaaaattaacATAGAAACTATGGCTTGTTGATGTTCTTCCTAATTTATCCAACATGTTCCACTGTCatgtttgaaatgaaattgatgCTGCTACAAGTTGTTTCCAAATCACATAGATTCATATGTAAAAGAGTTTACAGAGTTCTTTAAAGGCCGATTAATTGTAACCATCCCTGTGATGCCAACTATATTTCCATtcaacttttctttcttctttttatcaGCCTTCTACTAAAACATTAAAGGTCTGTTTGACAACACAATTGTTcttaaatattctcaaatattcttaaatatttcattcctaAACATCACTCtcccaaacttaaatatttcaatttcaatttcaaatcttcaactttttcatctaatcattacttaagcATTACACCTCTCCCAAACTCTCaaatcaaaacacaaaacaatactacttttttaaatttcaaaacaaaaataatattaaaaattatattcaaacaattttttataactttataatacttttattcaactttttctctctcattttccaaaacccaataaaacatctttactcaaactatttcactgttattcacaaatatattgagatattctaaatatccaaaCAGACCCTAAAGCTATGTTATTCAATTACACCAAGCCATACAACCTAATCCAAGCCTATATCAACCCAAAATCAGTTCAAGCAAGCTCCAAAAATAACTCAAACCATATGGCACTTGAGTATTACCTTTGCACCATCCAGTTCATGAAAATGAGAAGAGTGATGGCGGGGAATAATCCATATCTCAAAAGGAAAAGTAGCAGCAAATGGAACAATTGCAAAAAAATGGGTCGATTCATCAATCAAGAGGTCTTCCACTCCCACTTCACAAATACTGCATTTCCCTGTCTCATGGAAAAACCCATTCATACTGTCAAGTCGAGCAGATACATTGGCAGGAACAACTGGAAGAGCTATTATCTGACTGTGAGAGTGGCTCATAGACGCCCCAGCTGAAGCACCATGGTTTTTAAACACCTTCAAACAAAGAAGCCCATTCCCTATCAGATTAAACTTCATTCAATTGCAAAAGGATAGAAGAAAATACGCCCACAGGCACGCACATGTAAATACAATCCAGCTACAGCTCAAATGCAAaagtatttatttgtttatgtattgtttttttttataagtaaaaatattatatatattaataacaataggagtaaccaaatATACTGGACgaatacaagaaaacacctaaccCATACTAGAGAGTCCCTAATGACTAATAAGCCcgtgaaaattagaaatctattcaaaatacaccaagcccgaatGGAATAGAACACACATCCCCAACCCCAATCCCTTGTTTTCCGtaagactaatactccacccGAAACTCCCTCTACGAGGATGACTTcataatgccctccctttagtctTCCCTCGACTTGAACTACCTCCTTTAGTGtcatagttgattgcccaaAAAAAGACGTTTTAACTTCCTGCTTTTCTTAAATCTTGATTTGGTTTCTAGAAAGTGGCCCGCCTCAA from Juglans regia cultivar Chandler chromosome 4, Walnut 2.0, whole genome shotgun sequence encodes:
- the LOC109010559 gene encoding ADP-glucose phosphorylase-like isoform X1, whose product is MGSPQGRIPELRKDSVTNRWVIFSPARAKRPSDFKSKSPTTTQTQQQQDCPFCLGHEHQCAPEIFRVPPSSGPHWKIRVIENLYPALSRTLADPSAQYPILNPNPNPNPNPNPNPGSGVKVLGGFGFHDVVIETPVHSVQLSDLSPQEVGEVLLAYKKRIEQLSTHDSIKFVQVFKNHGASAGASMSHSHSQIIALPVVPANVSARLDSMNGFFHETGKCSICEVGVEDLLIDESTHFFAIVPFAATFPFEIWIIPRHHSSHFHELDGAKAVDLGGLLKLMLRKISLQLNNPPFNFMIHTSPLRVTNSELPYTHWFLQIIPQLTVVAGFEIGTGCHINPVFPEDAAKVLREVQNSE